The DNA region TCGGTCTGACGAATAGAAATTACATATAAGGCATTTGCAGGGTGGACGAGTTTGCTGCACAAAACAAAGTCCAATACTGTCCGTAAATGTAGCAGATATATGAGGGGAAGGTTATCGTTCTTAACGGGGGAGGTCTTGCAAGGCTTCGAAGGACATCGGCAACCCCATGACACCCAAAGAACCCATGTAGTGATGTATGGCTAAATTGCAAGAAGTCAGCAGAGGTCATAGTACCGAAGGTTTTTTTTCGGGAAGGACTGAACAATAGTAGTTTTTTTGAACGAGAGGATGGTGAAGCCATGTTAAGAGAGCAGAAAACGGCTAAGGTCGGCTGCCGTTATGAGGGTATGTTGGAAACCAAGAGTAATAATGGAGCGCGGAGCATGGTGACACTTGAAACCGCAGAGAAAGACGGTGCAAACAAATTACTCGAAGAAATACTGCATAGAGATAACCTCAATATAGCCTATCTAAGAGTAAAACGAAACGGCGGAGCGCCTGGCATTGACGGAATGACAGTAGAAGAAATGTTATCCTATTTAAAGAAACATAAGGAAGAATTGCTGGCAAGCATACGAGGTGGCTGGTATAAACCTAAACCCGTGAGAAGGGTAGAAATACCAAAACAAGATGGAGGAAAGAGGAACCTTGGAGTACCAACGGTAATAGACCGCATGATACAACAGGCTGTAGCACAAGTGCTACAGCCGATATTTGAACCACTATTCTCCGAAAATAGCTATGGTTTTCGACCTGGGCGCAATGCATATCAAGCAATAAAGAAAGCCGAAGAATATTATAAACAAGGATATGTCAGAGTAGTAGACATTGACCTTGCAAAATATTTCGACACGGTGAATCATGACATTCTAATAAATAGGCTACGAAAAGAAATAAAAGAGGAAGCTGTAATAAGTCTAATACGCAAGTTCCTAAAGAGTGGCGTAATGATAAACGGCATAGTTAATAAGATGCAGGAAGGGACACCACAAGGTGGCAACCTATCACCGCTGTTAAGCAACATATATCTTACCGCATCTGACCAAATGCTAGAAAGCAGAGGACATAAATTCGTAAGATATGCGGATGACTGTAACATTTACGTCAAAAGCCAGAGAGCCGCCGAGCGAGTTATGACCAGTTGCACAAAATACCTTGAGAATAAGCTAAAGCTCAAGGTGAACCAAGAAAAGAGTAAAGCGGGAAGTCCGTTAAGACTCAAATTTCTAGGATTCTCACTCTATAAAACAGGGAAAAGAACGGGAATACGTCCTCATGGTAAGCCAATAGAGAAATTCAAGTCAAAAATCAGGCAACTAACAACAAGCAGGAAACAAGCCAAACCGATAGCGGAAATTCTTAAAAGCATAAAGAATTACACGATAGGATGGCTAGGTTATTATTCCATAGCAAATATGAGTTCAAGGATAAACACTTTGAACGAATGGACACGAAGAAGAATAAGACAAATCTTCTGGAAGCAATGGAAGAAACCTTCTGCGAGGTTCGAAAACCTCAAACGGCTAGGAATACCAAAACGAAAAGCCTGGGAATGGGCAAATTCTCGTCTCGGCTACTGGCGTATCGCCGATAGTTGGATATTGCATAGGTCATTAACAAACGAATACCTCGCATCCATTGGCTATGATGACATAGCTAAAAGATACGAGGCATTGCACTCAAACTATTGAACCGCCGTATACCGAACGGTACGTACGGTGGTGTGAGAGGTCGGCTATTCAACTAATGGGTAGCCTCCTACTCGATTTAAGGTAATGGTCTAAATCGAAGATTTTCAATAGATTATTTATAAAAAATAAAGATACTATTTTTAAACAAGCACTTAATTGTATGTTCAGTAACTCTGAAGTATAATATCATTGATAATGTAAAGGTTAAGTAGGTAAACAAAAAATAATTAAAAAAATGAAATATTTTTTTGGGGAAAATTAATTTTATTGGAGGTTGTAGATGCAGATTATTAATACACATTTTTACAATCAATTTAGAGATTTATGCGCAAAATCATCTGAGAGTATAAAGCTTTGCTCACCTTTTGTAAAAAAGAATATAATAAATGATATTTTTTCTTTAAAGAAAAAAAGTGTTGA from Succinispira mobilis DSM 6222 includes:
- the ltrA gene encoding group II intron reverse transcriptase/maturase, yielding MLREQKTAKVGCRYEGMLETKSNNGARSMVTLETAEKDGANKLLEEILHRDNLNIAYLRVKRNGGAPGIDGMTVEEMLSYLKKHKEELLASIRGGWYKPKPVRRVEIPKQDGGKRNLGVPTVIDRMIQQAVAQVLQPIFEPLFSENSYGFRPGRNAYQAIKKAEEYYKQGYVRVVDIDLAKYFDTVNHDILINRLRKEIKEEAVISLIRKFLKSGVMINGIVNKMQEGTPQGGNLSPLLSNIYLTASDQMLESRGHKFVRYADDCNIYVKSQRAAERVMTSCTKYLENKLKLKVNQEKSKAGSPLRLKFLGFSLYKTGKRTGIRPHGKPIEKFKSKIRQLTTSRKQAKPIAEILKSIKNYTIGWLGYYSIANMSSRINTLNEWTRRRIRQIFWKQWKKPSARFENLKRLGIPKRKAWEWANSRLGYWRIADSWILHRSLTNEYLASIGYDDIAKRYEALHSNY